The following DNA comes from Alienimonas californiensis.
GGCGCTGGGCTTCTGGTTCGGCCTGCTCCCCAAGGAGAACGCCACCGCCTGCCTGCTGGGGCTCGCGGTCGCGGCGGTCCGGCTGAACCTCGCCGCGGCCGCGTGGGCGGCGCTGGTGGCGACGGCGCTCGTCCCGCTGCTCGATCCGGTTCTGCACCGCGCCGGGCTGGCCCTGCTGAGCGCCCCGTCGGTCCGCGGCGTCCTCGCCCCGCTGCTGGCCCTGCCCGGCGGGGCCTGGCTGGGCTGGGACAACACCGTCACCTTCGCCGCCCTGCTGGTCGGCGGCGGCGCCGCCTGGCCCCTGCACCGCGGCACGCTGGCCGCCCACCGGGCGTTCGCCCCCCCGCTGGCCGACTGGTGGACGAACGCCCGCCTCGGACGGGCCCGGGACGCCGGCCGGACCGCCGATCGGCTGGCCGGGGAGGTGCCGTGACCCCGCCCCGCACCGAGCCCCAGCGGAACCGCGTTCCGCTGCTCAACCGCCGCTATCTCCTGCCCCGGGCCGTCTTGGCCGCGGGGCTGTGGGTCTTTCTGGCTTTCGGATTCGATCCGCTGCTGCGCAGCACCGCGGTGCAGACCGTCGGCCGCCTGACCGGGTCGCGGCCGGACCTGGCCGAGGTTCGCACCGCCGCGTTCCCCCCGCGAATCGACCTTTCCGGGTTCGCCCTGCCGGACCCGGAACGGCCGGGGCGGAACCTCATCGCCTTCGACCGGCTGACCGCGGACCTCGACGCCGCCGAACTGCTCCGCGGCCGGACGCACGTCACCGCCGGCACGCTCACCGGCCTCACCTTCGGAACCCCGCGGGAGACGCCCGCCGAGGGGTTCGACGCCCTCCGCCT
Coding sequences within:
- a CDS encoding DUF2062 domain-containing protein — protein: MSPSPEAPFAPPVGPAVARGAGPVRVALDGLAGLCGGTAEEAARGVALGFWFGLLPKENATACLLGLAVAAVRLNLAAAAWAALVATALVPLLDPVLHRAGLALLSAPSVRGVLAPLLALPGGAWLGWDNTVTFAALLVGGGAAWPLHRGTLAAHRAFAPPLADWWTNARLGRARDAGRTADRLAGEVP